A window of Macrotis lagotis isolate mMagLag1 chromosome X, bilby.v1.9.chrom.fasta, whole genome shotgun sequence contains these coding sequences:
- the COX7B gene encoding cytochrome c oxidase subunit 7B, mitochondrial isoform X1, whose amino-acid sequence MFPLFRRALSRFSDGETEAQRGEVPKDLTQHNSQASASLPLTSRVRSFQQTVERQNHQDRLPNFHDKYGTPILLSGATFCLAIWAYAATQIGIEWNLSPVGRVVPKDWRSQ is encoded by the exons ATGTTCCCTCTGTTTAGGAGGGCTTTGAGCCGCTTCTCGG atggggaaacagaggcccagagaggggaggTCCCCAAGGACCTCACACAGCACAACTCCCAGGCCAGTGCCTCGCTGCCACTAACCTCAAGAG ttcgCAGCTTTCAGCAAACTGTTGAGAGGCAGAACCACCAGGACAGGCTGCCTAATTTTCATGATAAGTATGGCACCCCAATATTGCTAAGTGGAGCCACTTTCTGTCTTGCCATTTGGGCATAT GCGGCAACACAGATTGGAATCGAGTGGAACCTGTCCCCTGTTGGCAGAGTTGTCCCAAAAGATTGGAGAAGCCAGTAA
- the COX7B gene encoding cytochrome c oxidase subunit 7B, mitochondrial isoform X2 gives MFPLFRRALSRFSVRSFQQTVERQNHQDRLPNFHDKYGTPILLSGATFCLAIWAYAATQIGIEWNLSPVGRVVPKDWRSQ, from the exons ATGTTCCCTCTGTTTAGGAGGGCTTTGAGCCGCTTCTCGG ttcgCAGCTTTCAGCAAACTGTTGAGAGGCAGAACCACCAGGACAGGCTGCCTAATTTTCATGATAAGTATGGCACCCCAATATTGCTAAGTGGAGCCACTTTCTGTCTTGCCATTTGGGCATAT GCGGCAACACAGATTGGAATCGAGTGGAACCTGTCCCCTGTTGGCAGAGTTGTCCCAAAAGATTGGAGAAGCCAGTAA